From the genome of Brassica oleracea var. oleracea cultivar TO1000 chromosome C4, BOL, whole genome shotgun sequence:
CGTGTTTATTTTCTAGAGATGGATCTGGTGGAAGCAAAAACTCACGAGGAAAAAAGCAAGACTTACAGACGTTTATGCGTGGACGAAACAGGATGCAACCATGCATGCATTTTTAATGAGCATTTCGCAGGAGGTCATTGCCGACACTTAGAATGTTTTTGTTTCCGCTAATATTTATGATGTAATTCTTCATCATGTTAATTACTCTAAAAACATATAATATTCTATCTTATCTCTTATATCCTTGTTAACTGGTTATTGAGAATATATGTTTGGTTAATGATATATTTTCCGTTCTTTCTGTGGAATTGATTGTTGTTTTATTCGCAGGAAGAAGATATACATTAAACCGTAAAGAAGAAGAATATGTTGTTAATGATCATTTTGAGCAACCGAAGGTAATCCAGTGAAACGTGAAGTTCTAAATTATCTTTAAAGAATTAATTGCCCGAGGCTGAATTTGATGTTTTTGGTTTGAAGGTTGAGTTAGCGATGGAAAGAAATGTGATTCATGAACAGCAGGAACAAGCCTACACTCAGGTAGAAGGAGGGATGTCAAGGAGAGATTGCCAGCAACAGTATGTGCCACGTGGATCCCTCCAGAACCAAAGAGGTCATCGAGGTGCTCGAAGAGGCTATTCCAATGCCCGAGGAGGTAGAGCTGGTGATGGTGGCTACTCGAATGGGTGGTATGAATCTTATGATAATTCCGGTGGAAACAGTTACCAAAGGAGCTACTACAACAGCAGAGGAAGGGGGCATGGTGGTGGAAATGGCTATTCATACAACAACCACCGAGACTCTAACGTCACCGTTGCGTCTTCGCTTCTCTGCCTTTGGCTTTTGTGTGCGCCTCATTAGTTTACTCAAGTTTCCTATCACTTATATAATTTTCTTTTTGGTTGCGAAATGTGAAATAATGATCTTTTTTTTTATGAGAGCCAGTTTAGATAGTCAAGCATAGATCGTTACATATTCATACAAACATCACAAACAATTAGTATGATTTATTATTTTGATTTCTTTCTTGATTATATGATTTGGCTATGTTCTTCTTTGAATTAATGATATTGTTTGTATGTTTATTTCAGAAATGACAAAGCAAAAGCTACTGAAATATTAGCCAAAGAGCTGAAAGTTTTGGTACGTTTAATGAAATACTTTACAAAGAAATCACTCAACCGACAGAGAGAAATTTAGATAAATTTTGCTTTTGCCTTAATATAATTGAACTTTCTAAATTGCAGACACTTAAGTGTTAAAGTGTGTGTGTGTTTGATATCTCCACTGGGGAAAGGAGCTATAATCAAAATATGGTGATACAAAATCAGCCAGGTACGCGGATCGATAATCGTTTCGAAGGTGGAAGAAAATGCGCATTGGATTTCTCTGTATGGATTTAGCTGGAGTTGTTTAAGTTGTTTATGTACTTCGGTGTAGCCTATTTGGTTTGGTTATCTGAATATGAAGTACGGTGGGATTCACTCTTTAACCACTCCAGTTAAAACTACAGATTTTTATAATAGTCTTTGTTCAAACTATGCGTAGGGAAAGAAGTAATCAGTTCATTTTCCAAGCTTAAATCGAAGGTCATGTCCACTTTAGCTCAAGATTGAGCAAGCTCTGAGTTACTACTAAGAGTCCAAGAGGTATCAACGTTGATAACCGCAACAATTTTTCCCTCTTTATGATATTGATGGTTCTTTGTTTTCTCAGTGATCCAGGCAGATGTGTTTGAAGTGTTTGCGCTTTGAATAAATAGTGACTTACATGAACCAGCTTCTTTAACCAATAACCAATGGTTCATTGGTAATTGAAGTTAATGGGAATATTTTTGGCTGTCTTCGACATGGATTTAAGATTTGAGATGGGTGCTCCTTCTCAAAGGAATCGAGTAAGAAGACCAGTAAAACCAACCCAAAAGTTCCAAGAAATATAATGGACCATGGTTAGAGGGAGCCGTGGTGATCGAGGAAACCCCTTACCACCATTTTAGGAAGTTCTACATGTAATTTTCTTAATTGTAAAATCTTATCTAGCAATTGTTAACTTTAGTTGCTTTTAAGTTTAATACATCTGATTCTTTGTTTTCTCTTTTCATAATTCTTTGTGTTTATCATATATAGTTGAGATTTCTTTTTTTTTTCCATTTGCCACATAATCAATTAAAGCACCACAAATAAACACACCATCTTTATTATTTTTTTGAATGTTTTGAAGTTTAGCGTATATCTTATTCATTAGTTATCTAAACCATATATATTAATACAACACTTAATAGTCCACAAACATTTTAATAATCAGTGACATTTTTAATCAACCTCAGTTATAAACATTTGAATAAAAAAATCAAAGTAATTTCATAAGAAGTAATAATTTAAATAATTTTGGTACTAATAAATCTAATAGTCTAAAATATTATAGAATCAGTAATATATATTAAATTCAAATAGCATTTTTAATCTTAATTTTAAACATATTTTTATAGCAAATATTTTTTTCATTTGTATACCCGCCCGTATATACCTGTCCGTAGGGCGGGTTTTGCCCTAGTATATATCTATATAATAGTTTGAAATAAATTTATTAGTTTCATATCAGTACCATATACTATGTAATAACTCGCACCCTAGATGGAGTGAAATATTAATAAAATATCTGGTAACATAACTAGTTTTGCAGAAAAATATATTTTAAACATAATCTATACTATATTTGAAAAGAAATTTGCTTATTTTTCATGTTCTTCATGATTATAGGCTGAGTCATAGCTTTATTAAACAATTTTAACTAGACTTATTAGATTTTTGATATCTTTAATGAACTATATAGTTCATTATTTAACTGTTTAAAAATTAATATTATAAGAACGATCTCAAAAAATAAATGGAAAACATGTTTGAAAACAGAAAAGATAATTCCATAAATTTATTTGTGTTTATCTACATCTTCTTTCTTATTTGTTAATTTTGAAAATTAATAGTATATATACATATATAATAATTACATTTATAATTATACTAATATATTTAAAATAGTTTTATAAAAATGTAAAAAGAAAATTATTTATATTTGTTTATAAATGAAATATACCATGGCATATCTTTTTAAATTATTATGTTTATTTTATTATTAAAATACTAAAACGAGGTATATAAGCAATAACAATAAATTTGATTTATATTAGTTTGTTAACACGATTTTTTGTGGTATTTTATTTTTATTCTTATTATACAGTTGCAAGACTAACATTTATTTGTTATTTAAGTTGACAAATTTAATATTTATTTGTTTTTATTTTTATAAATAATTTTTATTTGAAATCAAATTAGCTTTTAAAAAAAAAATTCAAAATATCTGCCTCCCGAGGAGAATATTTTAAAATATTATTTTTTTTATTTACAACAAGTAACTTATATTTATAAGAGTTTTAAATTAACTATATTTACTTTTTTAAAAGATTTTCACAGAAATATAACTTTGTTTAAATTAAAATTTCGTTAAAAGACTATTATATAAATAAAAACGTGATTTTGTATTTTGTTTATAAAAACTGTATTTTCCATAATGATTTTTTTAGTTATATTTATTAAAGTTTGAGAGACCATTTGAAAATAACGAATTATGATTTTATAATATAGAATTATTATTTTATAGGAAAATGGCAATTTTTATTTTAAAGTAAAAAATATAGATTGACTATATCTTATTTTGTTCTCTATTATAGCATGAATATAGCAATAGATAAGAAATGTTCTTATTTTATATATTTATCAATATGGTTCGTTTGTTGAGTGTTTATTTAGATATTATGGGAGATATTTCATAATATAATTATACATATATCAATAGTTTTACTTGCTTTGATTAATATAATATGTAAAGTTAGGTTCAGTTTAACGTTTTTGTGCTTTATTTATTTTGAGATTTGTAGGTTTTGGTAACTCTAAGAAATTTGTTTAATAACATCAACTTATATTAAACAATTATATATTTGTTTATTTAATTAGATAATTGTTTATAAAGTAATATAAAATGGTTAAAGATAAAACATATTTTAAAATAAATAATAATTAATGTTGTTATCCAAAAATAATGTTTTTATATTTATAAAAGTCAAAAGTTAAGAAATTAAAAGATTCATAGTATAAATTTAATGTCTTATTTGAAAATTTTGATCTTTAAGCTAATAATACATTTATTAATAATATTTATAAAAGAATTATGCTCGCATGTGCGGGAAAAACACCTAGTATTATAAACAATAGCANNNNNNNNNNNNNNNNNNNNNNNNNNNNNNNNNNNNNNNNNNNNNNNNNNNNNNNNNNNNNNNNNNNNNNNNNNNNNNNNNNNNNNNNNNNNNNNNNNNNAAGATATTCCACGGTGGTTCATCCAACAGAATTTGACATCTTTGCTTGATCAGACCAAAGCAGATCACAGAGTTGACCAAAGTCTGGAACATCAGTAGGTCGCTTAATGGTCGTAATCTGCGGTTGTCAAATCAGGAGAAAAGGCCACTATGCATAATATCTTAGCGCTATTGCAGCAGCTACGAGAGGTATTTAAAAGAATCTGTAACCACTTTCCAGAGTCTCACACTGAATCGACGGTTGAATCCATCGTAGAATCCGTAGATTCTGTTGATGCTTGATGGAAGCTCATTCGTGGTTTCCTCTTATAAGGAAAAGGTTCTCAGGTATTTGATTTTGTAGGCAAGTAGAAGACAGATCGTCTCCAAACTCTGCTACCTTCAGTCCACTTAATCTCCTAAGAATAAATAGTTAGCTGTAGGAGGGAAGCCTCTGTATTCAAATAGCCTCAACAGACCCGAGTACTGTCCATGAATATCACCTGAAAAATAATAATAACAAATCCTTGTGACTTTAAGAGACCAATGAAATGTAGAAGCCGGAAAACCGGATCGAAACAAACGATATAATAAAAAAAGAAAAATATAGACGATTCAAAAACGAAACGAAAATTAAACATGGAGTCGAGACGAATCTCTTTTCTTAACTCTTAATATTAGCTCCGTTAGTGCAACAAATCTGTACGAATATGAGTCCCATGATTAAACCATGGTAGGTTATCACGCGGCACTCGTGAAGAACCTCTACGAACTATTGAGCTACGAAACATTTTTGAACTACTTACGCTAAAGGATTTTTGCTGGATGTTTCTCGCTGTCAAAAAGGTTATAAATGAATGAAAAGGAGAAGCAATGTTTAAAGAGAAAGAGAAGACCCATTTCCCACAACAACTGCTTCATGTGGGCGAGAAACGAGAGTAGATCGAGGGAAGTTGAAGTTGCGAAACTTAATCCCCAAAAAAAATTTCTTATCTCGAGAAGACCCAAGCCAAGCTAGACGGCGCAGGTAGAGAATCTCTTCTTTCTCTGACTCGTTTAAACAATGTTGTATGTCACAACATATATATACTCCTTTCTCATGCCTTTGTTCCCCGACGTGGGACTTTAGCATTATGTCAACTTGACATTATTAATATTCTGGGATTTATATACTTAGCCCAAGTCATATTCTTTTCACCTTTCAATAAAAGCCATGGGCTTTATAATATTGATCCAACATGAAACACATCAGCATATCAGTTCTTTGTAAAAAAAACAAACAAAAATAATCAATCCTAGGTTACATCGATACTTAGCTAATCCTTATATTTGACCCCAAAAAAAATCCTTACAAAACATAGTTTAAGCTCCTTAAAATTTTCACCATGGGTCCGATTGGTAATGGCTGTACCTTTAAAATTTTTGCTGTAGAAAAAAATCTGTAGACTTTTTGCCGTGGCTTTAAATTTTATTGCTGTTGAATTTTATGGAAAGCACTAAAAAATTGCTTTGGATATTTGGCTCTGCAGAGCACTTGTACAGCTGTAGGTTATTTTAAGAGCCGTGGTTTCGAAAAAAATTTAAAGCTTGATTGCTCTGAATTTGGTGCTGTAGAAATAAATATGGTTGTGGACAGCACCTACGGCAACTACCAATCACCCCCCATGTCTCA
Proteins encoded in this window:
- the LOC106340964 gene encoding glycine-rich protein DC9.1-like, which translates into the protein MERNVIHEQQEQAYTQVEGGMSRRDCQQQYVPRGSLQNQRGHRGARRGYSNARGGRAGDGGYSNGWYESYDNSGGNSYQRSYYNSRGRGHGGGNGYSYNNHRDSNVTVASSLLCLWLLCAPH